A section of the Bradyrhizobium oligotrophicum S58 genome encodes:
- a CDS encoding FAD binding domain-containing protein, which produces MDLNTIAEVVRPRTRAELPAWQAGDAWLAGGTWLFSEPQVHLSRLIDLTDLAWPTLAVSDSGLTVGATCTVAELDALQCPADWTAAPLIDQCCRAFLASFKIWKTATVGGNLCMSLPAGPMISLLAALEGVCTIWKSDGSEQRIGVADFVTGNNGNVLGRGDLLRQIDIPLAALKRRTAFRQIALTPVGRSGALLIGTLGRDGDLLLTVTASTVKPLQLRFAAMPGTDELRSAITHDIPDALYHDDVHGKPAWRKAMTLRLAEEIRAELAGGARP; this is translated from the coding sequence ATGGATCTGAACACCATTGCCGAGGTCGTGCGACCGAGAACGCGGGCTGAGCTGCCCGCCTGGCAGGCAGGCGATGCCTGGCTGGCCGGCGGGACCTGGCTGTTCTCGGAACCCCAGGTGCATCTGTCGCGGCTGATCGACCTGACCGATCTCGCCTGGCCGACGCTCGCGGTCAGCGACAGCGGCCTCACGGTCGGGGCCACTTGCACCGTCGCAGAACTCGACGCCCTGCAATGCCCTGCCGACTGGACGGCTGCTCCGCTGATCGACCAATGCTGCCGCGCGTTCCTGGCCTCGTTCAAGATCTGGAAGACCGCGACCGTTGGCGGCAACCTCTGCATGTCGCTCCCGGCCGGCCCGATGATATCGCTGCTCGCAGCACTCGAAGGGGTCTGCACGATCTGGAAGAGCGACGGCAGCGAGCAGCGCATCGGGGTCGCCGACTTCGTCACGGGCAATAACGGCAACGTTCTCGGTCGTGGCGACCTGCTGCGCCAGATCGACATCCCGCTTGCGGCGCTGAAGCGGCGCACCGCGTTCCGCCAGATCGCGCTGACGCCGGTCGGCCGCTCCGGCGCGCTGCTGATCGGCACGCTGGGCCGCGACGGCGACCTGCTGCTCACCGTCACCGCGTCGACCGTGAAGCCGTTGCAGCTGCGCTTTGCTGCCATGCCCGGCACAGACGAGCTGCGCTCGGCCATCACGCACGACATTCCCGATGCGCTTTATCATGATGATGTCCACGGCAAGCCTGCCTGGCGCAAGGCCATGACCTTGCGCCTCGCCGAGGAAATCCGCGCTGAACTTGCGGGCGGTGCGCGCCCATGA
- a CDS encoding molybdopterin-dependent oxidoreductase: MSVIVNGKAVDAAPRPGQCLRTLLRDTGHFGVKKGCDAGDCGACTVLLDGEPVHSCLIPAFRADGKVVTTVEGLATDDGLHPMQQAFLDAQAFQCGFCTAGMIVTCASLNQAQKKDLGAALKGNLCRCTGYRAIEDALLGRTNIEEVAAGEAFGRSLPAPAGPDVVRGRAHYTFDTAIEGLLRIKLLRSPHAHARIVGIDKTAALAVPGVHAVLTHEDAPAMLFSTARHEQAWMDPADTRVLDDVVRFIGQKVAAVVAESEAAAEEGCRRLVVDYEILPAVVDPAAAIAPGAPVIHAGRGSEHRIADVHRNIVAETHGEFGDVATALAASAATYEGTFTTQRVQHAALETHGGLAWLDDAGVLNVRSSTQVPFLTRRALCEIFALAPDKVRVFCERVGGGFGGKQEMFVEDILALAALKTGRPVKLEFTREEQFIATSTRHPMRVTVKAGADKDGKLTALQLDVLSNTGAYGNHAGPVLFHACAESISVYNCPNKKVDAVAAYTNTVPAGAYRGYGLPQTTFAVEAAIDELAIQLGIDPFEIRRRNMVKCGDPMLSPPGSEHSDVLYGSYGLDQCIDLVERAMAEPTPAPDLSADWLKGDGIALTMIDTVPPDGHIADTTISLRGDGGFVLTVGTAEFGNGTSTVHRQIAATVLGTTVDRIALAQSDTAHGGHDTGAYGSTGTFVAGRATQAAAEALAGKLKRFAADRWNVGAAECQVADDAVICGTRRLSFVGIAGTTGTRLSASGNSQGTPRSVAFNVQGFRVAVNKHTGVIRILKSVQAADAGRVANPMQCRGQVEGGVAQALGAALYEEIVIDDTGRVVNPRFRDYHLPSYADVPRTEVLFAQTTDAIGPLGAKSMSESPYNPVAAALGNALRAATGVRFTATPFKPDRLFPQLRQTFGD; this comes from the coding sequence ATGAGCGTGATCGTCAACGGCAAGGCGGTCGATGCCGCGCCGCGCCCAGGGCAATGCCTGCGCACGCTTCTGCGCGACACCGGCCATTTCGGCGTCAAGAAGGGCTGCGACGCCGGCGACTGCGGCGCCTGCACCGTGCTGCTCGACGGCGAGCCGGTGCACAGTTGCCTGATCCCGGCATTCCGCGCCGATGGCAAAGTGGTGACGACGGTCGAAGGCCTCGCCACCGACGACGGACTGCATCCGATGCAGCAAGCCTTTCTCGACGCGCAAGCCTTTCAATGCGGCTTCTGCACCGCCGGCATGATCGTCACCTGTGCCTCGCTGAACCAGGCGCAGAAGAAGGATCTCGGCGCGGCGCTGAAGGGCAATCTGTGCCGCTGCACCGGCTATCGCGCGATCGAGGATGCGCTGCTGGGCCGCACCAATATCGAAGAGGTCGCGGCCGGCGAAGCTTTTGGCCGCAGCCTGCCCGCGCCGGCAGGGCCGGATGTCGTCCGGGGACGGGCGCACTACACGTTCGATACGGCGATCGAGGGCCTGCTGCGTATCAAGCTGCTGCGCTCGCCGCATGCTCACGCGCGCATCGTCGGCATCGACAAGACGGCCGCGCTGGCCGTGCCCGGCGTGCACGCGGTGCTGACGCATGAGGATGCGCCGGCGATGCTGTTCTCGACGGCGCGCCACGAGCAGGCCTGGATGGATCCGGCCGACACGCGCGTGCTCGACGACGTCGTCCGCTTCATCGGCCAGAAAGTCGCGGCCGTCGTCGCCGAAAGCGAGGCCGCCGCCGAAGAAGGCTGCCGGCGGCTCGTCGTCGACTACGAGATCCTGCCTGCCGTCGTCGATCCCGCCGCAGCGATCGCGCCCGGTGCACCGGTGATCCACGCCGGCCGCGGCAGCGAGCATCGCATTGCCGACGTCCATCGCAATATCGTCGCCGAGACCCACGGCGAGTTTGGCGACGTCGCCACCGCGCTCGCGGCTTCTGCCGCGACCTACGAAGGCACCTTCACGACGCAACGTGTCCAGCATGCCGCGCTGGAGACCCACGGCGGTCTCGCCTGGCTCGACGACGCCGGCGTCCTCAACGTCCGTTCCAGCACACAGGTGCCCTTCCTGACGCGGCGGGCGCTGTGTGAGATCTTCGCGCTCGCGCCCGACAAGGTCCGCGTGTTCTGCGAGCGCGTCGGCGGCGGCTTCGGCGGCAAGCAGGAGATGTTCGTCGAGGACATCCTGGCGCTCGCAGCGTTGAAGACCGGGCGCCCCGTCAAGCTCGAATTCACCCGCGAGGAGCAGTTCATCGCCACCTCGACGCGTCACCCGATGCGCGTCACCGTCAAGGCCGGCGCCGACAAGGATGGCAAGCTGACCGCGCTGCAGCTCGATGTACTCTCCAACACCGGCGCTTACGGCAATCACGCCGGGCCCGTGCTGTTTCACGCCTGTGCCGAGTCGATCTCGGTCTACAATTGTCCGAACAAGAAGGTCGACGCGGTCGCGGCCTACACCAACACGGTGCCGGCCGGTGCCTATCGCGGCTACGGCCTGCCACAGACGACCTTTGCGGTCGAAGCGGCCATCGACGAGCTCGCGATCCAGCTCGGCATCGACCCCTTCGAGATACGACGCCGCAACATGGTCAAGTGCGGTGATCCCATGCTGTCGCCGCCGGGCTCCGAGCATAGCGACGTGCTGTACGGCTCCTACGGGCTCGACCAGTGCATCGATCTGGTCGAGCGCGCCATGGCCGAGCCGACACCCGCGCCGGACTTGTCTGCGGACTGGCTCAAGGGAGACGGTATCGCGCTGACGATGATCGACACTGTACCGCCCGATGGCCACATCGCCGATACGACCATCAGCCTGCGCGGCGACGGCGGCTTCGTGCTCACGGTGGGCACCGCCGAGTTCGGCAACGGCACCAGCACGGTGCATCGCCAGATCGCCGCGACCGTGCTCGGCACGACGGTCGACCGTATCGCGCTCGCGCAGTCCGACACCGCTCATGGCGGCCACGACACCGGCGCCTATGGCTCGACCGGAACATTCGTCGCCGGCCGCGCCACGCAAGCTGCAGCCGAGGCGCTTGCCGGTAAGCTCAAGAGATTCGCTGCCGATCGCTGGAACGTCGGTGCTGCAGAGTGCCAGGTCGCCGATGACGCGGTCATCTGCGGCACGCGGCGCCTCTCGTTCGTTGGTATCGCCGGGACGACCGGAACGCGGCTTTCCGCCAGCGGCAATTCGCAAGGCACGCCGCGCTCGGTCGCGTTCAATGTCCAAGGCTTTCGCGTTGCCGTGAACAAGCACACCGGCGTGATCAGGATCCTCAAGAGCGTGCAGGCGGCGGATGCCGGCCGCGTCGCCAACCCGATGCAGTGCCGCGGCCAGGTCGAGGGCGGCGTCGCGCAAGCGCTGGGAGCTGCGCTGTACGAGGAGATCGTGATCGACGACACCGGACGCGTGGTCAATCCGCGCTTTCGTGACTATCATCTGCCGTCCTACGCCGACGTGCCACGCACCGAGGTGCTGTTCGCACAGACCACCGATGCCATCGGGCCGCTCGGGGCGAAGTCGATGAGCGAGAGTCCGTACAATCCAGTGGCGGCCGCGCTCGGCAACGCCCTGCGCGCGGCGACCGGCGTCCGCTTCACGGCGACGCCATTCAAGCCGGACCGGCTGTTTCCGCAGCTTCGGCAGACGTTTGGCGACTGA
- a CDS encoding nucleobase:cation symporter-2 family protein has product MSDKIHPVDEMLPVPKLLALGLQHVLVMYAGAVAVPLIIGRALKLPPEDVAFLISADLFACGLATLVQCIGFPGVGIRLPVMMGVTFASVGPMLSMATSPEVGLLGIYGSVIAAGIFGIIVAPFVSRLLPLFPPVVTGTIILIIGISLMRVGINWAGGGLPTINKIVDGVQGAFPNPNYGQLQGLGIALFVLLFILGLIKWGAGFVANVSVLLGIVAGTMLATVLGVMHFEKVAAAPWGALVFPFKFGIPQFHTVPIITMCIVMIVVMIESLGMFLALGEMTGKPVDREALSRGLRADGVGTLLGGIFNTFPYTSFSQNVGLVSVTGVRSRWVTITGGVIMLLLGLLPKMAALVEAVPQVVLGGAGLVMFGMVAATGARILANVDFKTNRFNLFIVAISVGFGLIPLAAPGFFHNLPRELQPLLDSGILLCAIVAVLLNAFFNGLGSGKTAEADAASAASSAQHV; this is encoded by the coding sequence ATGAGCGACAAGATTCATCCGGTCGACGAGATGCTGCCGGTGCCGAAGCTGCTCGCGCTCGGGCTGCAGCACGTGCTGGTGATGTATGCCGGCGCCGTCGCCGTGCCGCTGATCATCGGCCGCGCCTTGAAGCTGCCGCCGGAGGACGTCGCCTTCCTGATCAGCGCCGATTTGTTCGCCTGCGGCCTTGCCACGCTGGTGCAGTGCATCGGCTTCCCCGGCGTCGGCATCCGGCTCCCGGTGATGATGGGCGTCACCTTCGCCTCCGTCGGCCCGATGCTGTCGATGGCCACCTCCCCCGAAGTTGGACTGCTCGGCATCTACGGCTCGGTGATCGCGGCCGGCATCTTCGGCATCATCGTTGCGCCGTTCGTCAGCCGGCTGCTGCCGCTGTTCCCGCCGGTGGTGACCGGCACCATCATCCTGATCATCGGCATCTCCCTGATGCGGGTCGGCATCAACTGGGCGGGCGGCGGCCTGCCGACCATCAACAAGATCGTCGACGGCGTGCAGGGCGCCTTCCCCAATCCCAACTACGGCCAGCTCCAGGGCCTGGGCATCGCGCTGTTCGTGCTGCTGTTCATTCTCGGCCTGATCAAATGGGGCGCCGGCTTCGTCGCCAACGTCTCGGTGCTGCTCGGCATCGTCGCCGGCACAATGCTGGCGACCGTGCTGGGCGTGATGCATTTCGAGAAGGTCGCCGCTGCGCCTTGGGGCGCACTGGTGTTCCCCTTCAAGTTCGGCATTCCGCAATTCCACACCGTGCCGATCATCACGATGTGCATCGTCATGATCGTGGTCATGATCGAATCCCTCGGCATGTTCCTGGCGCTGGGCGAAATGACCGGCAAGCCCGTCGATCGCGAGGCGCTGTCGCGCGGCCTGCGCGCCGACGGCGTCGGCACACTCCTGGGCGGCATCTTCAACACCTTCCCCTACACCTCGTTCTCGCAGAATGTCGGCCTCGTCTCCGTCACCGGCGTGCGCTCGCGCTGGGTTACGATCACCGGCGGCGTCATCATGCTGCTGCTCGGGCTGCTGCCGAAGATGGCCGCGCTCGTCGAGGCCGTGCCGCAGGTCGTGCTCGGCGGCGCCGGGCTCGTGATGTTCGGCATGGTCGCGGCGACCGGCGCGCGCATCCTCGCCAATGTCGACTTCAAGACCAACCGCTTCAACCTGTTCATCGTCGCGATCTCGGTCGGCTTCGGCCTGATCCCGCTCGCCGCGCCCGGCTTCTTCCACAACCTGCCGCGCGAGCTGCAGCCGCTGCTGGACTCCGGCATCCTGCTGTGCGCCATCGTCGCCGTGCTGCTGAACGCGTTCTTCAACGGGCTGGGCAGCGGCAAGACGGCAGAGGCCGACGCGGCCTCCGCCGCATCGTCGGCGCAGCACGTGTGA
- a CDS encoding urate hydroxylase PuuD, with protein sequence MWASIISEWLSLIFRWLHVITAVAWIGSSFYFIALDLSLKPREGPPQGVMGEAWQVHGGGFYHMVKYLVAPAQMPSELTWFKWEAYTTWLSGFVLMIVVYYLNADLFLVDKSILDLTPVQAGLFSFGSLALAWLLYEAACRSGLAKHELPFAIGGYVFLVALTFAFTHVLSGRGAFNQIGAIIGTIMVANVFTLIIPNQKKIVAALLRGETPDPRLGKAGKERSVHNNYLTLPVVVLMISNHYPLLFGTRYNWAIVAIVLALGPVIRHFFNERHKGNPSPWWVWGVAAAGMIAILLLSAAGPRDAKAAASAQPAFAQVEEIVTSRCSMCHAAEPVWDGIVTAPKGVLLDSTDNIQRNARLIARNAAWSSAMPPGNITEITGEERAVLAAWAGAQ encoded by the coding sequence ATGTGGGCTTCGATCATATCGGAATGGCTGAGCCTGATCTTCCGCTGGCTGCACGTAATCACTGCGGTGGCCTGGATCGGCAGCTCGTTCTATTTCATCGCGCTGGATCTGAGCCTGAAGCCGCGCGAGGGGCCGCCGCAGGGCGTGATGGGCGAGGCCTGGCAGGTCCATGGCGGCGGCTTCTACCACATGGTCAAATATCTGGTGGCGCCAGCGCAGATGCCGAGCGAGCTGACCTGGTTCAAATGGGAGGCCTACACCACCTGGCTGTCCGGCTTCGTGCTGATGATCGTGGTGTATTATCTCAACGCCGACCTGTTCCTGGTCGACAAGTCGATCCTCGATCTCACGCCGGTTCAGGCCGGCCTGTTCAGCTTCGGCTCGCTGGCGCTGGCCTGGCTGCTCTACGAGGCGGCCTGCCGCAGCGGGCTTGCGAAGCATGAGCTGCCGTTCGCGATCGGCGGCTATGTCTTCCTGGTCGCGCTCACCTTCGCCTTCACCCATGTGCTGAGCGGCCGCGGCGCCTTCAACCAGATCGGAGCCATCATCGGCACCATCATGGTCGCCAACGTGTTCACGCTGATCATCCCCAACCAGAAGAAGATCGTCGCCGCGCTGCTCAGAGGCGAAACGCCGGACCCCAGGCTCGGCAAGGCGGGCAAGGAGCGCTCGGTCCACAACAACTATCTGACGCTGCCGGTGGTCGTGCTGATGATCAGCAACCATTATCCGCTGCTGTTCGGCACCCGCTATAACTGGGCGATCGTCGCCATCGTGCTGGCGCTCGGTCCTGTGATCCGGCACTTCTTCAACGAGCGCCACAAGGGCAATCCATCGCCGTGGTGGGTGTGGGGCGTGGCGGCGGCGGGCATGATCGCGATCCTGCTGTTGTCGGCCGCCGGCCCGCGCGACGCCAAGGCGGCCGCGAGCGCGCAGCCGGCCTTCGCCCAGGTCGAGGAGATCGTGACCTCCCGCTGCAGCATGTGTCATGCGGCAGAGCCGGTGTGGGACGGCATCGTCACGGCGCCCAAGGGCGTGCTGCTCGACAGCACCGACAACATCCAGCGCAATGCGCGGCTGATCGCGCGCAACGCGGCGTGGTCGAGCGCGATGCCGCCCGGCAACATCACCGAGATCACCGGCGAGGAGCGCGCTGTGCTGGCGGCGTGGGCCGGCGCGCAATAG
- a CDS encoding TetR/AcrR family transcriptional regulator, whose amino-acid sequence MRRKDVTNPKAPARTTPRAPRQARGRERREQLLDAAATLIAESGLAAVSMHAAAERAGASIGSVYHFFRDKDQMLDALAERHDAELQPAFDRVLQRSDAEWAALSPADIIEQLIGWAIRYFVRHPDALATLDLHDQTMHAEFKAVIDRVMRAKLGEELGAQAATTLDAVVLGTLLFTREQDPRSRDVVVAALPDMMASYLIALEAKRKRAKG is encoded by the coding sequence GTGCGACGGAAAGATGTGACGAATCCGAAAGCCCCGGCGCGGACCACGCCCCGTGCGCCACGGCAGGCGCGCGGGCGCGAGCGTCGCGAGCAGTTGCTGGATGCGGCCGCGACCCTCATCGCCGAATCCGGGCTCGCGGCCGTGAGCATGCACGCGGCCGCCGAGCGCGCCGGCGCCTCGATCGGCTCGGTCTATCACTTCTTCCGCGACAAGGATCAGATGCTCGATGCGCTCGCCGAGCGCCACGACGCAGAGCTGCAGCCGGCCTTCGACCGCGTGCTGCAGCGGAGCGATGCCGAATGGGCGGCATTGTCGCCTGCCGACATCATCGAGCAACTGATCGGGTGGGCGATCCGCTACTTCGTCCGCCATCCCGATGCGCTGGCGACCCTCGATCTGCACGACCAGACCATGCATGCCGAGTTCAAGGCCGTCATCGACCGCGTCATGCGCGCCAAGCTCGGCGAGGAGTTGGGTGCGCAGGCGGCGACCACTCTCGATGCCGTCGTGCTCGGCACGCTGCTGTTCACGCGTGAGCAGGACCCGCGCAGCCGCGACGTCGTCGTCGCCGCGTTGCCGGACATGATGGCCTCCTATCTGATCGCGCTGGAGGCGAAGCGGAAGCGGGCGAAGGGCTGA
- a CDS encoding efflux RND transporter periplasmic adaptor subunit → MISSTRSPPYPSSSGRGLLVIGCAAIGLLLAGCEQKTAVAPQPSRMVRTEVVKLSERRQSITLTGDVQARVLADLSFRVSGRVTERLVEVGAHVKAGQLLAKIDPAEQQADLDSAEAAVTAAESQVKVATSNFNRQQTLLTSGFTTRATFDQAQENLRTAEGSLESARAQLGTAKDALTYTELRADADGTITARNIEVGQVAQAAQSVFTLAHDGDRDAVIDVYEAALSLKFDGNKAALALLSDPSVTAKGQVREVSPTIDPKSGTVRVKMAIENPPPEMSLGSAVSVTGFIKPEQRIVLPWSALTAAGKTPAVWLVDAADKSVSLKPITIEDYETGAFVVSTGLKPGDRVVTEGGKLLSVGQKITFNEETRS, encoded by the coding sequence ATGATCTCATCGACGCGATCTCCACCTTATCCCAGCAGCTCAGGCCGAGGCCTGCTGGTCATCGGCTGTGCTGCGATCGGGCTGCTGCTTGCGGGCTGCGAGCAGAAGACGGCCGTGGCCCCGCAACCATCCCGGATGGTTCGAACCGAGGTCGTGAAGCTGTCGGAGCGGCGGCAGTCGATCACGCTGACCGGCGATGTCCAGGCGCGCGTGCTCGCGGACCTGTCGTTCCGGGTCAGCGGCCGCGTTACCGAGCGGCTCGTCGAGGTCGGTGCGCACGTCAAGGCCGGGCAATTGCTCGCCAAGATCGATCCGGCCGAGCAGCAGGCCGATTTGGATTCTGCCGAGGCCGCCGTGACCGCCGCGGAGTCGCAGGTCAAGGTCGCGACCTCGAATTTCAACCGGCAGCAGACCTTGCTGACCAGCGGCTTCACGACGCGCGCGACCTTCGACCAGGCCCAGGAGAACCTGCGCACGGCGGAAGGTTCGCTGGAATCCGCCAGGGCTCAGCTTGGCACGGCCAAGGACGCTCTGACCTATACCGAGCTGCGCGCCGACGCCGACGGCACCATTACCGCGCGCAACATCGAGGTCGGTCAGGTCGCACAGGCCGCGCAATCGGTGTTCACGCTCGCGCATGACGGCGACCGCGATGCCGTGATCGATGTCTACGAGGCGGCGCTGTCGCTCAAGTTCGACGGCAACAAAGCGGCGCTGGCGCTGCTCTCGGATCCCTCGGTGACGGCCAAGGGACAGGTGCGCGAGGTCTCGCCGACCATCGATCCCAAATCCGGGACGGTGCGGGTCAAGATGGCGATCGAGAATCCTCCCCCCGAGATGAGTCTCGGCAGCGCCGTGAGCGTCACCGGCTTCATCAAGCCGGAGCAGCGCATCGTGCTGCCCTGGAGCGCGCTGACCGCAGCCGGCAAGACGCCCGCGGTGTGGCTGGTCGATGCCGCCGACAAGTCGGTCTCGCTCAAGCCGATCACGATCGAGGACTATGAGACCGGAGCGTTCGTCGTCTCCACCGGGCTCAAGCCTGGTGATCGCGTCGTCACCGAAGGCGGCAAGCTGCTGAGCGTCGGACAAAAGATCACATTCAACGAGGAGACGCGGTCGTGA
- a CDS encoding efflux RND transporter periplasmic adaptor subunit: MTPMRCAIPFGALALLAGCNEKAAVPEPVRPVLSMKVERQTANASTVTGTIEPRYKADLSFRVLGRLIARPVFVGDMVKQDQVVAAIDPAALELAVRASAAEVSRSQAQLINATGTEGRQRTLLETDATTKATLESAEQSRAAAQASVVKAQSNLAKAREQLGYAQLKADFAGIVTAVGAEVGQVVSPGVSVVTVARPDVREAVIDVGDDIAGGLQVGTPFTMRLQVDQTISTTGKVREIAPRADATTRTRRIRITLDNPPETMRLGTTVTATVNAEQRTVIQLPRTAILEQNDKSFVWLVDAASKTVKRQEITIARNEDGSVRVTGGLEAGQRVVTAGVHSLKDGQSIRIDQESQP, from the coding sequence ATGACGCCGATGCGTTGTGCCATTCCGTTCGGCGCGCTCGCTTTGCTCGCCGGCTGCAACGAGAAGGCTGCAGTTCCCGAGCCGGTCCGGCCGGTGCTGTCGATGAAGGTCGAGCGGCAGACGGCCAACGCCTCGACCGTCACCGGCACGATCGAGCCGCGCTACAAGGCCGATCTGAGCTTTAGGGTGCTGGGACGGCTGATCGCGCGGCCGGTGTTCGTCGGCGACATGGTCAAGCAGGACCAGGTGGTGGCCGCCATCGACCCGGCGGCGCTCGAGCTTGCGGTGCGCGCGTCGGCCGCCGAGGTCTCGCGCAGCCAGGCGCAGCTGATCAATGCAACGGGGACCGAAGGCCGGCAACGCACGCTGCTGGAGACCGACGCCACCACCAAGGCAACGCTGGAGAGCGCCGAGCAGTCGCGCGCGGCCGCCCAGGCTTCCGTCGTCAAGGCGCAGTCCAATCTCGCCAAGGCGCGCGAGCAGCTCGGCTACGCGCAGCTGAAGGCGGATTTCGCCGGCATCGTCACGGCCGTCGGCGCCGAAGTCGGCCAGGTCGTCTCGCCGGGCGTGAGCGTCGTCACCGTCGCACGGCCCGACGTCCGCGAAGCGGTCATCGATGTCGGCGACGACATCGCGGGCGGCCTGCAGGTTGGCACGCCGTTCACGATGCGGCTGCAGGTCGATCAGACCATCAGCACCACCGGCAAGGTGCGCGAGATCGCGCCGCGCGCCGATGCCACCACGCGCACCCGTCGCATCCGTATTACGCTCGACAACCCGCCCGAGACCATGCGGCTCGGCACCACGGTCACCGCGACCGTCAACGCCGAGCAGAGGACCGTCATCCAGCTGCCGCGCACGGCGATCCTGGAGCAGAACGACAAGAGCTTCGTCTGGCTGGTCGATGCCGCCAGCAAGACCGTCAAGCGGCAGGAAATCACGATCGCCCGCAACGAGGACGGCAGCGTCCGCGTCACCGGCGGTCTCGAAGCCGGGCAGCGCGTGGTCACCGCCGGCGTGCACAGTCTCAAGGACGGCCAGTCCATCCGCATCGATCAGGAATCTCAGCCGTGA